The Sceloporus undulatus isolate JIND9_A2432 ecotype Alabama chromosome 7, SceUnd_v1.1, whole genome shotgun sequence genome segment ACCCAGCCGTCCAGGGTCTCCAAAGCCTAGCATCACTTATAGGTCGCTTTCTCCCCTTTGCAACACAGGTTCTGCTACTGGGCTTGCTTACACCTATCTAGCACTTACCGGGGCTTTGGATTCGGCCTCTCCTTCTTCCCGACACTGGCGCTGACAGCTTACAACCTCTTCTGTCTCCACCAGCTGGGCCTGGGCTTCCTTTTCATGCCCTCACCGGACACAGTTTCCGTTTGCTCCACACCTGTCCCCACCCTCGGACTGACCGTCCCCAAGAGATGACCAGGACACAGGCACCCAGGAAAGTAACTTtcctcaaaataaaaattataattaaaaaacaacacctttcCCCCAAAGCTTTAAGTGGGATGTCCAGAAAGAAACAGACTAGTTCTTggcttagtaataataataataaaggatttCTGGATATAATTTCCATGGCTTTGAAATTTTGCAAGCTTTGGGGGGTCTCTGTTCATCATTTTCAAACTAACAACCACATCAAGAAGGCTCAGTTTGGGTCTTCCTTTCTTCAGGGCCACCTGAAAGTGTGTGATGTTGCAAAGGTGAAGCATCTAATAAactgggaggaaggaaagaaagtgtgCCTCTGAGGATATACCAAGTGCATGGAATAATTCCAGACCAGGCTCCGTTAAATCTTAAGTGCCAGGACCTATTGACAGGCAGCACTTAAGCTCTCAAACTCATTTGCCAAGCCTCAGTTATTGGCCACAGTATttctgagcatgtacagagtgGCTTGCTTCTATTTTGCACAGCTGGAATTGGAAGAATAAAGGGCAAACTTCAAAATCAGCCTTTTCAGACTGGCATAGTTTCCATGCATCGTGGAAGTGGGGAAAACTGTGTCAGGTTTGTAAAAGCATCACTTTTGCCAAATTGGGAAGTTTGCAAACATCAATGTGTGTCCTTCTGCTCCAAGGCAGGTCAGAAGCAGCCATTTTTCCTGTCAGGACCAAATGCaaccctcttttcttttcttctttccacctGCCCTCCACCAAAGTATCACTGTGTGTTCCTAATTTCTGATCACCTCAAGGATACATGGATTCCATCAGAATCCTGGGacctgcagttttacaaggtcttagccatctctgccaaagagggctagtggctcaccaaactacaaatcccaggattctggaagatggagccatagcagttaaaaaggTGCCAAACTGtgtaatttctacagtgtagatgcatccttccTATTAGACAACCAGGCTTTCAcccctcaaaaaacaaaagaGTAAGAGAATGGAGGAGAGATGGAGAGGCTGGCTTGGGTGAAGGATTTATTATTGCTCTCAGAGGGAAATAAATAACAAGGTGGCTGAGCTTCAAGTCTGCCAGGATGCCAACCTGAGCGCAGGGTCAAGGCAAAGGGTCCTGGGACGGTTCCATAAGCTCCTCCTCAGCCTGTGCTTGGTGGAAACACAGGAGCCCCAAGCTGGCTTTGGACACCCCTTTGGCCCGGTCTTGTTTCTTCTGCCGCTGGCCCTTGAGGGCCACCAAGCGGGCCACCAGGTAGGCGAGCCCCCCAAAGATCAAAAGGGCGACCACAGCTGGGACAAGCAGCCGGGCAGGCCCCTGGGCAAACCTCCCAGCAGGGGTCAGGAGTGGGTATCCTGGGTGCCGGAGGCAGGTGTGGGTTGGCTGGTCGAAAGTGCTGAAGGGTGGGCAGGCAGAGCAGTCGTTGGCCGCTCCTCCCTGGCAGGTGTAGCAGGACGCGGAGCAGGGGGCGCAGACCCGGATGGAGCCTCCTGGAGACAGGGATGGCTGGGAGAGCCCATAGTACCTGGGGGGGCAGTAGGAGAGGCAGAGATGCTGGAAGGCAAACAACGGgctgaggcattctgggaaaaggaagagagagagagagattggaaaAACAGGGGAAGGTTAGCAGGTGGGTTGGAGGTCTTTCCTCTGGGGAAGGGCCACATCCCACACCCCAAAATCATTATTTTAGTTGGAGGAGAGCAGTTGGAGGAGGACATAACTGAGGGGATAAACATTAGgctagaaaggaaaaagaagagggagaagaaagtgGTCATCTCTATGCCCCCACCACTACTTCATAAGTGGATACTTGAAAAGGAATTATTTCATTCCTCCTTTCCAAAGGACTCAGGATTCTTTAGACCTGAACATAGGCTTTAGGAAAGTTGCTTTCCTAAAAcaaatgcaaagggatgttgcagcacccttgagactaactaaatGAAAGAAGCCAGTAGCAGGAGCTTCCGTAGACTTGAGCCTGTCCTGTTTCTTCTACCAGTGTTGAAAGCAAGGTGAAGTGCAGTCTGGAGATACTCACCTCGGCAGCTCCCATCGGGGTTTCGCCTCACACACCCACTGCCCACTGAGGTGGGGGTCTGCCTCGCCATCATGTTCTCGTCCGTCCCATACAGTTTTAAGACAACGCTGTCAAGGAATCCTGCGAGGGCAGAAGGCAAGCAGGAAAAgattatataaatacatatgcacatGCTTACTGTATATGATTGTAAAACAAACAGCCAGCACTTTGTTTtggatcccagaaggatgcaaTTAATcataagtgtgtatgtgtttgtaaaTACTGGAGTGATTTACAAATATTATTCAGTGTATGTTTACTGCTCTTCTGTTTATGGTACTTTGATACCCCTCTTGCTGCTGTTTCTGCTATTAACGTAAATGTCAGCATAACATTTTCCCTTTATAAATAcaccaaaatgaatgaatgaatcaataaACAGCACAACACTTCAGCTTTTGCcttcttcagttgctgaaaacaaaaGTTTTCAGCTGCCTTTGCTCTTCAACTAAGGAAGGTAGAGtccaaaatgttttaatatttaaattctgtttcctaggctgcagaattaatgcagtttgacacctttttaactgGCAAggttcaatgccatggaattctgggatcagcAGTTTTGTGAGACCTGTAGCCCTCTATGCCAGAcaactctagtgccacagcaaactacaaatcacaagtttccataggctggagccatggcaggctTTGGGCTCACCTGTGTTATAGGCATCGCCTTTGTTCTCCAGCAGGAGGGTCCAGATTCCCTGTGGATCCTCATCCCAATAATGCGTGGACATGAAGGACCAGTCCCTGTAGCCCTGGCTGCTGGTGTCATAAGGCCTAGTAGACGAAGGCACACAGCTCTGTGAGGTTTGGCCCATAGGGTAATGTTTACAAGGCAAGAGAGGCCAAAGCAAAGTTTCTATACACACCCTAGAAGGCCACAACTCACCCCCAAGCACAGCCTACTTCCCCTGCCCCAAAACATCATAATCCCACAGCTAGGAGAGATGAAATGTTACTTCAGATGGCCCAAAATGGCAGACCAACATTTAGTGGGAAGCAAAGCTGGGCACCAGAGCATCACCACCTGAAtgccaaattaataaataaatacaggtcAAGTCTCTCTTGTTcattattccaaaatattccaaaatccaaaatggtccacatggatggctgacagtgacacctttgctctcTGATGGTTTAGTGCACACACACTGTTTCAGACACAAAAAGGCATACATAAAACAAACGAATAtcacatttagacttgggtcccatctccaatttatctcattatgtatatgcaaatattccaaaacctgaaaaattCCCAAACCCTTCTGCTCCCAAGCAGTTTGGACAAGGGAAACTCAGCCTGAAATGATAATACacttattctgccttttccccactcGTGGGACTTGAATCACAGGAGAAGTTATTATCCCCAGCCGCACACGCCTGCACGGAGCTCGCCTTCACCTGACCGCCACTAAGACAGAGCGCGTCCCCATGGGGCTGATGAGCGAAATGGCGAGGTCTCCCCGCCGGCTGTAGCGGAGAGAGAGTTGGACCTGGACGTGTTCGAGGGAACGGATCCTGCGAGTTCTCCCAAGGCAGGCCGAGGTGATGTTTTTAGAGATGGTCAGCCTGGATCCAATCCTCCTAAGAGAAACCaccaggagagagaaaaagtgagCACAGCTTGTGGAAggaaccttttttttaaacactcACACACAGCATGAACACATGTGCTGTGAGAATGCAGGGCTGAATTTAAGGCCATTCGGATGTGTGAGCATGGGTGCATTTGATCTGTATTTGCacatcttcctctctctctctcttacagcAGCTGGTGGACAATCCTGATGGGGCATTTTCTTTGCAGCCGAGTCATGTTCCATGTTTTCGCCAAAGCTACCAACTGCCCAGCATCCAAGAGTCCGTATCCATAATAGTGACTCACTGAAAGAACACAGAAAAACCACAAGCAGATGCAACCACAAGAATGGTAGTTTTGCTAGCAGTATCCTTCTATGGATTGGAAAGTGGTCCCCAGAGTTGAGTTCAAATTGCCATCACCATCAGTTTTAGTCTAGTGACTGGTTTTAGACCATCAACCAAAtcagattctatccaagaattATCCTATGACATGTCTTGTTACAAGGTTTCATGGAGAAGGCAGACTTTGCTACTTCCAAAGCAGTACGGCCCCACCCCCAGCTCACCTTTGCGCCCCACGCCGTTTGTGGCCCAGTCATCTGCCTGGAGGCGGGCTGGCCTGGATGCTCTCACCACGAGGTGCTGCATGTCACGCCAGGTCAGGGTTGGGCTAGGAGAAGGAACATAGAGAGCGTGATTGTATGGTTTCAGGCTCTCTAAAAGAGACATCATCATATCCCTCCTGATGACAAATGACACCATTATTGCTGCTTCAGGCCCAGGGATCACTGGCTCTGCTTAATCCCCAGGCCCCAAATGCAGATGCTGACCCCCTCAAATGTTCCTTCTTCCCAGCCCCCAGAGGTGATCGGTGGCCTCCATGACTCTGGAAAGGGTCTTACTTGGCCTCCAGAGCAAGTGCGATCATGCCAGCTGCCAGAGGAGCTGAGGCTGAGGTTCCCGTGTGGCTGCTAGTACAGGTGTGCCTCAGGTCCGTGGTCACCTGGAAGAGCAATGGGAGATCAGACCTGCTCCTCTCAAGTCAGGGACCACCAAATCCACCCAGAACACCTCCCCTCAGGGCTGCCACAAGGCAAGAGGTGCTGGACATCAGCAGTAAACCCATGTTTTTGGCCGAGGGTGGACCATAGGTAGCCCCAAGGCTAGGTTTCGCAGCCTTTAATCCTTTGAAGCTACCTGGGTCACCCTTTTGCCAgtcaaaacaaaagagaaaggtgaATTGCGTCTCCTGGGAACCAAACAGCCacaattcatcttttaaacagGCCCCACGGACTGTTTTTCAAAAGCAGTGGACAAACGGGTCTCACTATTTGCTTCTCGCCCTTCGCCCCGCTGCTGTAGGTGGTGGTGAGGGTGGAGGCACAGGCCTCGTTGTACCAGGGCACCCGCCCGCTCTCGGTGGTGCTGCCCACGGATAAGGTGTAGATGCTGTTGGTATAGCCATCACAGTTGCAGTTATCGCGGCGAAGGCCTCCATTCCCTGAGGCCCAGATGAAGAGGGAACCCAGCCCACCACGGCCCtacagggaggaggaagaggaaatggaaaaatcagAATTTGCCCTGGATGCGCCATGCTGGAGGCATATGCCTGGCCCTTTTCTTCCCACCCCTCATTCCCATACTACTACTAATTCTCATACTACTCAAGGTGTATTGCTAGCAGAGAAGAGCAGGAATTGTGGCAAAGAACTCAGAGCGAGTAAGAATGgaggaatggaaaaggaaaagaagtctTGGATTGGCTTCAGGGAGGAATTTTAGCCTCCAATGGTGTGCTATACACAGGGGGTGCTGCAAATGAGAAGGATTGTGGATCAGGAGGTCTCCAGCATTAGtatttcaggtgttttggacttcagctcccagcagcaCAGCCAGTTCTGCCAATGGCCAGAGATTCTGAGAACTAAAGTCCAAAGAAATTTGGAGGACCCAAAGTCAAAAATCGCTCACTACAAATACCCTTCTGCTTTCTACACAGGAGGGTCTGGGTTTCCCCTCCAAATAGGGTGGCCATCAGGGCCAGTGTGAGTGGCGGTTGATGTCTCCTATCTCAAAGGTTCCTGGTTTTATTCTAGCCTCCAAAGATGTTGAATTCCATGCCTAaacagtttcagcaccttggagagagCACCTTCACACCTAGCCAAAACCTGGAGCAGACAAGGGAGATGCCAGCTGGCACTGCCCAGATGACAAACTGATGCTGAACACAGTCGCATGGGACAGCTTCCAGTGTATCACCAATAAGAAGCAGGGTTCCAACAAACCCAAAGAAATGTTATTCACCACCATGAGAACTATCAATTTGGGGTAGGGCTGAAGAGTAGGAAGAAAGGGATGCAGAAGCAGAAACCACAAGGGCAGAGTTGGGTGCTCCTTCGTGTCCGCTCTCCACTGGAGGCAAGAGCCATGTTGGAAAGATGAAAGTTGGAATCTGGAGGGTAAAAGAGGACAGGTCTCTTTGGCCATTGTGACATGGTTTTATGGTACCTTCTCCTGCTCCATAACATCTTCAGGATTAAAGTTATAAAAATCTATATggaacatggcaaccctatgcaccAGTGAAATACAAGACCACCAAAACTGTCAGTATGTGTAGTCAAAACTGCCAGTCTGAGTGAGATGGCCTAAGCAGCCCACTGTATTCTTGTTTAAGCCACCAGCCATGAGTTCAACACCTCCTCTGAGAAAGGATCAGAGAACATGTTTTGTGGGGGAGAAGACGGCGAAAGGGTCCCTGGTGATGGGGCCTGAACTTACGTTGAGCACCCCCTTGCGGAAGGCTTCTGTGGCCAGAAACCCAGGGCCATCCACGGTTTTCCCATCATCCTCTGGGCCCCAGCTGGCGCTGTAGATGTCAATGTGCTGCGGACGCAGGCTCAAGGACTGGGCCTCCACAATATCCGTCACGGTGCCGTCCAGCATCCTCACCCCTGCAAGGGATTGCTACATCTATCATCCAAGCTCCCCCTTTCTCAACCACCCAGGTTCTAATTGTTTGTCAGTTTGAATCTTAAAGTTGCATAGGatttttatttcccatttttgaaCTGCTCTTTCAGGCTAACATCCACCAGTTCGTTGCAAATGGTAAACAGCAACAacttactactaataataatatttgtgttGGTGGCTCAAAAATGGAGCATTCCTTCTCTAGATGTCTCCAGGATGGGTGATTCTTCCAATCTATCTATCTCACTGTTTTCCTCCTCTGTCCAACCCAGCACTCCCCAAAAATTCCCCAAATTGCAATCAAAAGGGGCTGGAATGTCACTTCATTTCACAGAAAGGTTCCCCAAATGGGACGCACAGTTAGTAttgccagattttcaaaataCGAACAATAAGGGACACCCGAACTCCATGACATGCAGGGTTGGTGACCAAGAAGTAGTCATTAACAAGTTTGGGTACTCTGCTATTATAGAAAATGAAAGCGTTGGTAACCTGACCATGCATTTCTCTGCAAAATGagcatattgtccacattcatataGTAAATGAAGCACACATTTCTGCCTTTGTGAAAGGACAATACCCCCACATACAGAACTTTCGTCATCTCCCTCAATTCTTACAGGTGACACTGAAAAGTATTGGGGGGGGGTTACAGGGAACACCTGAAGGGGAGGTAGTTTATCTCTCCAGCAGAGATTGGCCACAGATACTTTCCAAGTGAGAGGACCCAAGATGGAGACTCAGCCTCTTTCCTTAGTTCTACAATGGAACAACCCCCCTCCCACAAAATGGAAGTGCTCACTTGCCCCCGATTTTGGCTCCATAAGCGATGCCAGCCCCACAGATGTCATTGTTGGCAGTTGCAGCTACTTCGCCCGCGCAACGTGTCCCATGCCTAGAGgtaaaaaagagagacagagaaagtcaGGTACAAAGGTGAGGTTCCACTGTTATTagtgatttaaaatgttttctgtatgTGCTTGGATGGGCACATTTCACTAGATGGCCTCTGTGGTCTCTTCTCACTCTAAGAGTATACTTGGAGCTCTGTGGAGGAAAGCTGAGGTGGAACTGTCACTACTAAAACAAAGTAAGTCATCCCAAAGCTGCCTTTTGGTTGTTCCACCACCTTCCCCCAACTCACCTGTTCTCATCCCAAGCATTGTATCGCGGTTGAGGGTCTGGATCATTGTCGTTGAAGTCATAACTTGCCATGGGATcctacaaatgaaaaaaaaactgacttgcccaggatcacttgatgggcttccatggctttgCGGTCTTTCTCCACAGCCCTACTCACGTAGTTGGCCATGAGGTCCGGATGGTCTTTCTCAATGCCGTCATCAAGAATGCTCACCACCACGCCAGCGCCCGTGTATCCGTGGCTCCAGACACTGAGGACGTTGAGGTCTGGAAGCACGTCATTGTTCTAAAAGGTAAAGGAAAAGACCCTCAGAAGCCAGGGCTTTGTGGGCATGCGGGTGTTTGTGTGCTACGTTTCCTCACCATATACCACTGTTTGTGAAACCAAGGATCAGTGGGCACAACGGTGACGTCCATCACCCTTCGCTTTCGCCTTTTCAGCGTCTGTTGCTCAAACCACGGGATCTAAAGCGAAAACGCACATGCTTTAGCAATTGCTCCCCTTGCCACAGTTCTTTTGTGTGGTCCACAAACCACTGGGGTTTTACAAAAATCTGGGGGTTTAAAAc includes the following:
- the PCSK4 gene encoding proprotein convertase subtilisin/kexin type 4 isoform X1, which codes for MMKGAVVVSGLGLWLLCLGCGAEVRRVFLGSWAVRVHGGRPEARRLALRHGLLYLGQVIEGEPYFHLAHRGVAQRSLSQHRGWHIRLTKEPQIPWFEQQTLKRRKRRVMDVTVVPTDPWFHKQWYMNNDVLPDLNVLSVWSHGYTGAGVVVSILDDGIEKDHPDLMANYDPMASYDFNDNDPDPQPRYNAWDENRHGTRCAGEVAATANNDICGAGIAYGAKIGGVRMLDGTVTDIVEAQSLSLRPQHIDIYSASWGPEDDGKTVDGPGFLATEAFRKGVLNGRGGLGSLFIWASGNGGLRRDNCNCDGYTNSIYTLSVGSTTESGRVPWYNEACASTLTTTYSSGAKGEKQIVTTDLRHTCTSSHTGTSASAPLAAGMIALALEANPTLTWRDMQHLVVRASRPARLQADDWATNGVGRKVSHYYGYGLLDAGQLVALAKTWNMTRLQRKCPIRIVHQLLRIGSRLTISKNITSACLGRTRRIRSLEHVQVQLSLRYSRRGDLAISLISPMGTRSVLVAVRPYDTSSQGYRDWSFMSTHYWDEDPQGIWTLLLENKGDAYNTGFLDSVVLKLYGTDENMMARQTPTSVGSGCVRRNPDGSCRECLSPLFAFQHLCLSYCPPRYYGLSQPSLSPGGSIRVCAPCSASCYTCQGGAANDCSACPPFSTFDQPTHTCLRHPGYPLLTPAGRFAQGPARLLVPAVVALLIFGGLAYLVARLVALKGQRQKKQDRAKGVSKASLGLLCFHQAQAEEELMEPSQDPLP
- the PCSK4 gene encoding proprotein convertase subtilisin/kexin type 4 isoform X2, whose product is MDKKKEDMFNKHVIEGEPYFHLAHRGVAQRSLSQHRGWHIRLTKEPQIPWFEQQTLKRRKRRVMDVTVVPTDPWFHKQWYMNNDVLPDLNVLSVWSHGYTGAGVVVSILDDGIEKDHPDLMANYDPMASYDFNDNDPDPQPRYNAWDENRHGTRCAGEVAATANNDICGAGIAYGAKIGGVRMLDGTVTDIVEAQSLSLRPQHIDIYSASWGPEDDGKTVDGPGFLATEAFRKGVLNGRGGLGSLFIWASGNGGLRRDNCNCDGYTNSIYTLSVGSTTESGRVPWYNEACASTLTTTYSSGAKGEKQIVTTDLRHTCTSSHTGTSASAPLAAGMIALALEANPTLTWRDMQHLVVRASRPARLQADDWATNGVGRKVSHYYGYGLLDAGQLVALAKTWNMTRLQRKCPIRIVHQLLRIGSRLTISKNITSACLGRTRRIRSLEHVQVQLSLRYSRRGDLAISLISPMGTRSVLVAVRPYDTSSQGYRDWSFMSTHYWDEDPQGIWTLLLENKGDAYNTGFLDSVVLKLYGTDENMMARQTPTSVGSGCVRRNPDGSCRECLSPLFAFQHLCLSYCPPRYYGLSQPSLSPGGSIRVCAPCSASCYTCQGGAANDCSACPPFSTFDQPTHTCLRHPGYPLLTPAGRFAQGPARLLVPAVVALLIFGGLAYLVARLVALKGQRQKKQDRAKGVSKASLGLLCFHQAQAEEELMEPSQDPLP
- the PCSK4 gene encoding proprotein convertase subtilisin/kexin type 4 isoform X3, which codes for MDVTVVPTDPWFHKQWYMNNDVLPDLNVLSVWSHGYTGAGVVVSILDDGIEKDHPDLMANYDPMASYDFNDNDPDPQPRYNAWDENRHGTRCAGEVAATANNDICGAGIAYGAKIGGVRMLDGTVTDIVEAQSLSLRPQHIDIYSASWGPEDDGKTVDGPGFLATEAFRKGVLNGRGGLGSLFIWASGNGGLRRDNCNCDGYTNSIYTLSVGSTTESGRVPWYNEACASTLTTTYSSGAKGEKQIVTTDLRHTCTSSHTGTSASAPLAAGMIALALEANPTLTWRDMQHLVVRASRPARLQADDWATNGVGRKVSHYYGYGLLDAGQLVALAKTWNMTRLQRKCPIRIVHQLLRIGSRLTISKNITSACLGRTRRIRSLEHVQVQLSLRYSRRGDLAISLISPMGTRSVLVAVRPYDTSSQGYRDWSFMSTHYWDEDPQGIWTLLLENKGDAYNTGFLDSVVLKLYGTDENMMARQTPTSVGSGCVRRNPDGSCRECLSPLFAFQHLCLSYCPPRYYGLSQPSLSPGGSIRVCAPCSASCYTCQGGAANDCSACPPFSTFDQPTHTCLRHPGYPLLTPAGRFAQGPARLLVPAVVALLIFGGLAYLVARLVALKGQRQKKQDRAKGVSKASLGLLCFHQAQAEEELMEPSQDPLP